One genomic region from Ptychodera flava strain L36383 chromosome 5, AS_Pfla_20210202, whole genome shotgun sequence encodes:
- the LOC139133243 gene encoding uncharacterized protein isoform X2, with the protein MTDWIMTTGECNVEFRPVTENEIDRAHEIEKSCFRVEEVIEKDTFMRSHHHTKELFLGCYDNGELVGYILGSRYHKDSYEPESMQRCVDGGKVVCVHTVCLVQTERRKGVGSKLMQKYIEMLRKTFSDLDGIVLVSKKNLFPFYTKLGYKIRGPANITFGTDPRYELWYDLKEQ; encoded by the exons ATGACAGATTGGATAATGACAACAGGAGAATGCAACGTTGAATTCCGGCCTGTCACTGAGAATGAAATTGACCGAGCTCACGAAATTGAGaagtcat GTTTTCGAGTTGAAGAAGTCATCGAGAAGGATACGTTCATGCGAAGCCACCATCACACCAAGGAGTTGTTTTTAGGCTGTTATGACAATGGAGAGTTAGTCGGT TATATCTTAGGCAGTCGCTATCACAAAGACAGTTATGAACCTGAGAGTATGCAGAGATGCGTTGACGGTGGCAAGGTTGTATGTGTCCATACCGTATGTCTTGTTCAAACTGAAAGGAGAAAG GGCGTTGGATCCAAATTGATGCAAAAGTACATTGAGATGTTGAGAAAGACTTTTTCAGATCTAGATGGAATTGTCTTGGtgtcaaagaaaaatttgtttcctttcTACACCAAGCTTGGATATAAAATCAGAGGCCCTGCAAACATCACATTTG GCACTGATCCACGGTATGAGTTGTGGTATGATCTGAAGGAACAATGA
- the LOC139133243 gene encoding uncharacterized protein isoform X3 → MKLTELTKLRSHVCFRVEEVIEKDTFMRSHHHTKELFLGCYDNGELVGYILGSRYHKDSYEPESMQRCVDGGKVVCVHTVCLVQTERRKGVGSKLMQKYIEMLRKTFSDLDGIVLVSKKNLFPFYTKLGYKIRGPANITFGTDPRYELWYDLKEQ, encoded by the exons ATGAAATTGACCGAGCTCACGAAATTGAGaagtcatgtat GTTTTCGAGTTGAAGAAGTCATCGAGAAGGATACGTTCATGCGAAGCCACCATCACACCAAGGAGTTGTTTTTAGGCTGTTATGACAATGGAGAGTTAGTCGGT TATATCTTAGGCAGTCGCTATCACAAAGACAGTTATGAACCTGAGAGTATGCAGAGATGCGTTGACGGTGGCAAGGTTGTATGTGTCCATACCGTATGTCTTGTTCAAACTGAAAGGAGAAAG GGCGTTGGATCCAAATTGATGCAAAAGTACATTGAGATGTTGAGAAAGACTTTTTCAGATCTAGATGGAATTGTCTTGGtgtcaaagaaaaatttgtttcctttcTACACCAAGCTTGGATATAAAATCAGAGGCCCTGCAAACATCACATTTG GCACTGATCCACGGTATGAGTTGTGGTATGATCTGAAGGAACAATGA
- the LOC139133243 gene encoding uncharacterized protein isoform X1, producing the protein MLVLFMTDWIMTTGECNVEFRPVTENEIDRAHEIEKSCFRVEEVIEKDTFMRSHHHTKELFLGCYDNGELVGYILGSRYHKDSYEPESMQRCVDGGKVVCVHTVCLVQTERRKGVGSKLMQKYIEMLRKTFSDLDGIVLVSKKNLFPFYTKLGYKIRGPANITFGTDPRYELWYDLKEQ; encoded by the exons atgct TGTCCTCTTCATGACAGATTGGATAATGACAACAGGAGAATGCAACGTTGAATTCCGGCCTGTCACTGAGAATGAAATTGACCGAGCTCACGAAATTGAGaagtcat GTTTTCGAGTTGAAGAAGTCATCGAGAAGGATACGTTCATGCGAAGCCACCATCACACCAAGGAGTTGTTTTTAGGCTGTTATGACAATGGAGAGTTAGTCGGT TATATCTTAGGCAGTCGCTATCACAAAGACAGTTATGAACCTGAGAGTATGCAGAGATGCGTTGACGGTGGCAAGGTTGTATGTGTCCATACCGTATGTCTTGTTCAAACTGAAAGGAGAAAG GGCGTTGGATCCAAATTGATGCAAAAGTACATTGAGATGTTGAGAAAGACTTTTTCAGATCTAGATGGAATTGTCTTGGtgtcaaagaaaaatttgtttcctttcTACACCAAGCTTGGATATAAAATCAGAGGCCCTGCAAACATCACATTTG GCACTGATCCACGGTATGAGTTGTGGTATGATCTGAAGGAACAATGA